The Acetivibrio saccincola genome window below encodes:
- a CDS encoding phenylacetate--CoA ligase family protein: MEYWNPAYECMSREEMTRVQTERLIDTVKRVFHNVPHYRRKMQEKGIEPGDIKSLEDLKKLPFTYKQDLRDTYPYGLFAKPLSEIVRIHASSGTTGKQTVVGYTRKDIDTWAEVMARTLYCAGANMNSFIQVAYGYGLFTGGLGVHYGAERIGASVIPISGGNTKRQIQIMKDFGTTILACTPSYALFIAEVMEEMGIKKEELQLEAGVFGAEPWSDSMRKEIEERLGILAIDIYGLSEIIGPGVASECKYKCGLHIQEDHFIPEIIDPVTEEVLPPGSKGEIVFTTITKEGLPLIRYRTRDISSLNYEKCECGRTIVRMSKVSGRTDDMLIIRGVNVFPSQIESVLLEIGETAPHYLLIVDREGTLDTLEVWVEMTQNMFSDEVKRIEEIEKRIRGEIETTLGISAKVKLVEPKTIERSEGKAKRVIDKRPNR, encoded by the coding sequence ATGGAATACTGGAATCCGGCATACGAATGTATGTCAAGGGAAGAGATGACAAGGGTTCAAACGGAAAGGCTTATAGACACTGTTAAGAGAGTCTTTCACAATGTTCCTCATTATAGGCGAAAGATGCAGGAAAAAGGTATCGAGCCAGGGGATATAAAGTCTTTGGAAGATTTAAAAAAATTGCCTTTTACGTACAAACAAGATTTAAGAGACACATACCCATATGGGCTTTTTGCAAAACCGCTTAGTGAAATAGTGAGAATTCATGCATCTTCTGGAACTACCGGGAAACAAACGGTTGTAGGATATACAAGAAAGGATATTGATACCTGGGCGGAAGTTATGGCAAGAACTTTGTATTGTGCAGGTGCCAATATGAACTCATTTATCCAGGTGGCTTATGGCTATGGTCTTTTTACAGGAGGTCTTGGAGTTCATTACGGAGCGGAAAGAATAGGTGCTTCCGTTATTCCTATATCAGGAGGAAATACAAAAAGGCAAATTCAAATTATGAAGGATTTTGGAACTACCATTTTAGCATGTACACCGTCCTATGCTTTATTTATAGCTGAGGTAATGGAGGAAATGGGAATTAAAAAAGAAGAACTACAGCTTGAAGCAGGGGTATTTGGTGCAGAACCATGGTCTGACAGTATGAGAAAAGAAATTGAAGAAAGGCTTGGAATACTTGCTATTGATATTTATGGTTTGAGTGAAATAATCGGACCGGGTGTTGCCAGTGAGTGTAAGTATAAATGTGGGCTTCATATACAAGAGGACCATTTTATTCCTGAAATTATAGATCCTGTGACAGAAGAAGTACTTCCACCAGGCTCAAAAGGAGAAATTGTATTTACCACAATTACAAAAGAAGGTCTGCCACTTATAAGATACAGAACAAGGGATATTTCCTCTTTAAATTATGAAAAATGTGAATGTGGAAGAACTATTGTCAGAATGAGCAAGGTATCAGGCAGAACAGATGATATGCTTATAATAAGAGGAGTGAATGTGTTCCCGTCCCAGATTGAAAGTGTGCTTTTAGAAATTGGGGAAACAGCACCCCACTATCTATTAATAGTTGACAGGGAAGGCACCCTTGACACCTTAGAAGTATGGGTTGAAATGACTCAAAATATGTTCTCAGATGAAGTTAAAAGAATTGAAGAAATTGAGAAGAGAATACGTGGGGAAATAGAAACTACATTGGGAATCAGTGCAAAAGTTAAATTAGTTGAACCTAAGACAATTGAAAGAAGTGAAGGGAAGGCAAAGCGTGTAATAGATAAGAGACCTAATAGATAA
- a CDS encoding sodium:solute symporter family protein, whose product MDLVIKLIFLGLFAAIMIGTGIYSRRKVKNVQDFLFGGRKMGPWISAFSYGTAYFSAVIFIGYAGRIGWQHGISATWIGIANAVVGSLLAWLVLAKRTRKMTHELKASTMPEFFEKRYDSRAIKIVTSIIIFFFLVPYSASVYQGLSYLFTTTIGEPLGISFNMCMLAMAVLTGIYLLLGGYVATAINDFIQGIIMIIGLLMMVFFVVNHPNVGGLGEGLSKLAAIPEVGDGLTKVFGPNPVNLISLIVLTSVGTWGLPQMVHKFYAIRDEDAIKKGTIVSTVFAFLIAGGAYFVGVFGRLFVDSSEIMVNGRLNLDNVVPIMLERALPSYLMGIIIVLVLSASMSTLAALVLVSSSSISLDLIKGTLFKNMEDKKVMIIMRLLCAVFVALSYIVATTPSAILTLMSFSWGTVAGSFLAPFLYGLYWKGTTKAGAWAGIITGFSVSVGGAIVLKMNAAYAPTIGGIAMLASLIAVPVVSLITRKFSKEHIESIFKYKEVEQRLDIGA is encoded by the coding sequence ATGGATTTAGTAATTAAGCTTATTTTTCTTGGACTTTTTGCTGCTATTATGATAGGCACTGGAATTTACAGCAGAAGGAAAGTAAAGAATGTACAGGATTTTTTATTTGGCGGAAGAAAAATGGGGCCTTGGATTAGTGCTTTTTCTTATGGGACTGCTTATTTTTCAGCAGTTATTTTTATTGGTTATGCAGGAAGGATTGGCTGGCAACATGGTATTTCAGCTACCTGGATAGGTATAGCTAATGCAGTTGTTGGAAGTCTTTTGGCCTGGCTTGTTCTTGCAAAGAGAACCCGAAAAATGACTCACGAATTAAAGGCTTCTACAATGCCGGAATTTTTTGAAAAAAGATATGACAGCAGGGCAATTAAAATTGTTACATCAATAATTATATTTTTCTTTTTAGTGCCTTACTCAGCTTCAGTGTATCAGGGACTAAGCTATCTTTTTACTACAACAATAGGAGAGCCTCTGGGAATTTCATTTAATATGTGTATGCTTGCCATGGCTGTACTTACAGGAATTTATCTTCTCTTAGGCGGATATGTTGCAACTGCAATAAATGATTTTATACAAGGAATTATAATGATAATAGGTCTTTTGATGATGGTTTTCTTTGTTGTTAATCATCCTAATGTTGGAGGACTTGGTGAAGGGCTTTCAAAGCTGGCAGCCATTCCTGAAGTGGGAGACGGGCTAACAAAGGTATTTGGACCAAACCCTGTAAATCTTATATCACTTATTGTTCTTACCAGTGTAGGAACCTGGGGGCTTCCCCAGATGGTGCATAAATTTTATGCAATACGTGATGAAGATGCAATTAAGAAGGGTACAATTGTATCCACTGTTTTTGCATTTTTAATTGCAGGAGGAGCTTATTTTGTAGGGGTTTTTGGAAGGTTATTTGTTGACAGTTCAGAAATAATGGTAAATGGAAGGTTAAATCTTGATAATGTTGTACCCATTATGCTTGAAAGAGCTTTGCCCAGCTACTTAATGGGAATAATTATTGTACTGGTTCTTTCTGCTTCCATGTCAACCCTCGCAGCACTAGTGCTTGTATCAAGTTCTTCCATTTCCTTAGACTTAATAAAAGGGACTTTATTTAAAAATATGGAAGACAAAAAAGTTATGATAATTATGAGGCTTTTATGTGCAGTGTTTGTTGCATTGTCATATATTGTTGCCACAACACCAAGTGCTATTTTAACTTTGATGTCTTTTTCATGGGGAACGGTTGCAGGTTCTTTCTTAGCTCCATTCCTATATGGTTTGTATTGGAAGGGAACTACTAAAGCAGGTGCCTGGGCAGGTATAATAACCGGATTTTCCGTTTCAGTAGGCGGGGCAATTGTTTTAAAAATGAATGCGGCATATGCGCCTACTATCGGTGGCATTGCAATGTTAGCCTCTTTAATTGCGGTTCCTGTGGTAAGCTTAATTACCAGGAAGTTTTCAAAGGAACATATAGAAAGCATATTTAAATATAAAGAGGTAGAACAAAGATTAGATATAGGAGCTTAG
- a CDS encoding sodium-translocating pyrophosphatase, protein MSFVSLVIIATVLALSFAAFNFVKVKKLDEGTDKMKEIAGAIRLGANTFINYEYRVLYTVVLIVAVIMAITTSLYSAVALIIGSIMSGSAGMIGMKIATYANVRVSNEARKTKDIGKTVKVALSGGSVMGLCVAGFALLGLIIVYIVFGIAMGQLNNTELVTNWMGVSFIPFAMTLSGYALGCSMVAMFNRVGGGIYTKAADMGADLVGKTEAHIPEDDPRNPATIADNVGDNVGDVAGLGSDLLESFVGAVVSSMILAYYLILSAQFRGASVPEGLLSKMILFPVAFVSGGLIACCLGLATVLFKSKMSENPHKDLNLATYISAGLTIVSGLALSKLLFGGFSDLSVVSFSLGWVSPWIAAAIGVAAGVIIGAIAEYYTSSDYKPTQNLAHTSLEGPALTITQGMAVGMKSCMAPCVVLGAGIIISYYVSGMFGVAMAAAGMLSFVATTVSVDTYGPISDNAGGISEMSGLDHEVRRITDTLDSVGNTTAAIGKGFAIGSGALAALALMISYLYSYNEIGTDLILNIVDPMILAGAIAGGALPFLFSGMLIEAVSKAARKMVDEVRRQFKEIPGILEGKNKPDYKTCIEISTKGAIGEMKVPSLMAIGVPVLCGFIFGPEFVGGLIIGCTISAIMIAIFAGNAGGAWDNGKKYIESGAIEGSEKGSPAHEAAVIGDTVGDPLKDTVGPCLDIFIKIMSTVSLVAVSVFSKYNLWDLIQRLF, encoded by the coding sequence ATGTCATTTGTAAGTTTAGTTATTATTGCTACTGTTTTGGCTTTGTCTTTTGCTGCATTTAACTTTGTAAAAGTAAAGAAACTGGACGAAGGCACTGACAAGATGAAGGAAATTGCAGGTGCAATACGTCTTGGTGCAAACACATTTATTAACTATGAGTACAGGGTTTTATATACCGTGGTTTTAATTGTGGCTGTGATTATGGCTATAACAACTAGTTTGTATTCCGCTGTTGCTTTGATTATCGGTTCCATTATGAGTGGAAGTGCCGGTATGATTGGTATGAAAATTGCTACATATGCCAATGTACGTGTTTCAAATGAAGCCCGTAAAACAAAAGATATAGGGAAAACAGTTAAAGTAGCCTTGTCTGGTGGTTCTGTTATGGGACTATGTGTGGCGGGTTTTGCTCTTTTAGGGCTTATTATTGTCTATATTGTTTTTGGTATAGCTATGGGTCAGTTGAATAATACCGAACTGGTTACCAACTGGATGGGTGTTTCGTTTATACCTTTTGCCATGACTCTTTCAGGCTATGCCCTTGGTTGTTCTATGGTGGCAATGTTTAACCGTGTAGGCGGTGGTATTTATACCAAGGCCGCAGATATGGGAGCTGACCTGGTAGGTAAAACTGAAGCCCATATTCCAGAGGACGATCCCCGTAATCCTGCTACTATAGCAGATAATGTGGGGGACAATGTAGGTGATGTAGCAGGTTTAGGTTCAGATTTGTTGGAAAGCTTTGTAGGTGCTGTTGTTTCATCTATGATTTTAGCATATTATTTAATTCTTTCTGCTCAGTTTAGAGGTGCCAGTGTTCCGGAGGGATTACTGTCAAAGATGATTTTATTCCCTGTAGCATTTGTTTCCGGAGGATTGATTGCCTGCTGTTTAGGTTTAGCAACAGTATTATTTAAGTCTAAGATGTCTGAGAATCCCCATAAGGATTTGAATCTGGCTACTTATATTTCAGCAGGTTTAACCATTGTATCAGGTTTAGCATTGTCTAAACTATTATTTGGCGGCTTTTCTGATCTAAGCGTTGTAAGTTTTTCCCTCGGTTGGGTTTCGCCTTGGATTGCCGCTGCTATTGGTGTGGCAGCAGGAGTTATCATTGGTGCTATTGCTGAGTATTATACTTCTTCAGACTATAAGCCTACTCAAAACTTAGCCCATACATCTTTAGAAGGACCTGCATTGACAATTACTCAGGGGATGGCAGTGGGTATGAAGTCATGTATGGCTCCATGTGTGGTTTTAGGCGCAGGTATTATTATTTCCTATTATGTTTCTGGTATGTTTGGTGTTGCCATGGCTGCAGCAGGTATGCTGTCATTTGTTGCTACAACGGTATCTGTAGATACCTATGGTCCTATTTCTGATAATGCCGGGGGTATTTCAGAAATGTCAGGGTTAGACCACGAAGTCCGCCGCATTACAGATACCCTTGATTCAGTTGGTAACACTACAGCTGCAATAGGTAAAGGATTTGCCATTGGTTCCGGTGCATTGGCAGCTTTAGCTTTGATGATTTCTTACCTCTATTCTTATAATGAAATTGGTACTGATTTGATACTGAATATAGTTGATCCTATGATTCTGGCCGGTGCAATTGCAGGTGGGGCTTTGCCATTTCTCTTTTCGGGAATGCTCATTGAAGCTGTCTCAAAAGCTGCCCGCAAAATGGTTGATGAAGTCCGCCGTCAGTTTAAAGAGATCCCTGGTATTTTGGAAGGTAAAAATAAACCTGACTACAAGACATGTATTGAAATTTCAACTAAAGGGGCTATAGGAGAAATGAAGGTACCATCCCTAATGGCAATAGGAGTGCCGGTATTGTGCGGTTTTATATTCGGTCCTGAATTTGTCGGAGGTTTAATTATTGGCTGTACTATATCTGCTATTATGATTGCCATATTTGCCGGCAATGCTGGTGGTGCTTGGGACAACGGTAAAAAATATATTGAATCCGGTGCTATAGAAGGTTCAGAGAAAGGCTCTCCTGCCCACGAGGCTGCTGTTATAGGTGATACCGTTGGGGATCCTTTGAAGGATACTGTTGGTCCTTGCTTGGACATATTCATTAAAATTATGTCAACTGTATCTTTGGTTGCAGTCTCTGTATTTAGTAAATATAACTTGTGGGATTTGATTCAAAGATTATTCTGA
- a CDS encoding nucleotide sugar dehydrogenase has product MSGECVKRKKVLFIAYVFPPISGSGVQRSLKFIKYLRNYGWEPVVVTVGDTKAAFFDETLFSDIPEGIEIIRINRPGIIDDFYVNELFNVYSKIVPVNILNEYISIINKYKLINLNWLLLPDVHIPWANEVIKEIHKYCNFDEIDLIYSTSGPYSDHIIGYYLKKEYNKPWVADFRDEWTNNPMIKPNKKNIVYIVLREMEKKIVEFADKIITTTDGAASNYKKIFNLKDDKVVTITNGYDEEDFKEISLGKNKSNNKDNEKDQNKRFTIIHNGVLYGNRSPIPFINVIKNLVDGNKISKDKIVVYFAYTDKDEEYKAYIKERGLEECIQFSGYLSHKESLKKASNADLLLLIIGEEEKWKTVHAGKVFEYLRLCKPIMGLSPKGSVTEELLTETGRGKNFDFSDYEGMESYILEIYEKWQEDKLNACILKDYKINEDIIKFERKNLTKKLADVFNELIHHKKFLESIKNKIKEKKAIIGIIGLGYVGLPLALTFAESGYRVIGFDKDEKKIVKINEEKVSYIKHIHDSRVKNSVENGRLFATSDLSKVENLDAIILCLPTPLNKYREPDLSFVINSVNGILPFLKKGQLISLESTTYPGTTEEEIIPKIEKRGFKIGKDFFVVYSPEREDPGNLNFTTKTVPKVVGGATKTCLEIGVSLYESVIEEVVPVNSLKAAELTKLLENIYRAVNIGLVNEMKIVADKMGIDIWEVIKAASTKPFGFTPFYPGPGLGGHCIPIDPFYLTWKAKEYGICTKFIELAGEVNTMMPFWVVDKVVEGLNNSEKSLKNSNILVLGLSYKKNIDDTRESPSVELIKILKSKGANVFFSDPYIKKFPKKRKCFFDLESIEITAENLEKMDCVLISTDHDAFDFDFILRHSKLIVDTRGVYRGSYENVIKA; this is encoded by the coding sequence ATGAGTGGTGAGTGTGTAAAAAGAAAAAAAGTCCTTTTTATAGCATATGTGTTTCCACCTATTAGTGGATCCGGAGTGCAAAGAAGCTTAAAATTTATCAAATATTTAAGAAATTATGGCTGGGAGCCGGTTGTAGTTACGGTAGGTGATACTAAAGCAGCTTTTTTTGATGAAACACTTTTTTCAGATATTCCCGAAGGAATAGAAATTATACGGATAAACAGACCTGGTATAATTGATGATTTTTATGTAAATGAGCTTTTCAATGTCTATTCAAAAATAGTACCTGTAAATATTTTAAATGAATATATTTCAATTATAAATAAATACAAGCTTATAAATTTAAACTGGCTGCTTCTTCCCGATGTTCATATACCGTGGGCAAATGAAGTTATAAAGGAGATTCACAAATATTGTAATTTTGATGAAATAGATTTGATTTATTCAACATCAGGACCCTATTCAGATCATATTATAGGATACTATTTAAAGAAAGAATATAATAAACCCTGGGTAGCTGATTTCAGGGATGAGTGGACAAATAATCCTATGATTAAACCAAATAAAAAAAATATAGTTTATATTGTATTGCGGGAAATGGAAAAGAAAATTGTGGAATTTGCAGATAAAATTATAACAACTACCGATGGTGCTGCTTCTAATTACAAAAAAATATTTAACTTAAAAGATGATAAGGTAGTTACAATAACTAATGGTTATGATGAAGAAGATTTTAAAGAAATATCATTGGGAAAAAATAAAAGCAATAATAAAGACAATGAAAAAGATCAAAATAAAAGATTTACCATAATACATAATGGTGTCTTGTATGGAAACCGTTCTCCAATACCTTTTATAAATGTTATAAAAAATTTGGTTGATGGAAATAAAATATCTAAAGATAAAATAGTTGTTTATTTTGCTTACACGGATAAAGATGAAGAATACAAAGCGTATATTAAGGAGCGGGGATTAGAAGAATGCATTCAGTTTAGCGGCTATTTAAGTCATAAGGAAAGTCTTAAAAAGGCAAGTAATGCTGATTTGTTATTGCTGATAATAGGCGAGGAGGAAAAATGGAAAACCGTTCATGCAGGGAAAGTTTTTGAGTACTTGAGGTTGTGTAAGCCAATAATGGGTTTGTCTCCTAAAGGAAGTGTTACAGAAGAACTGCTCACAGAGACAGGTAGGGGAAAGAATTTTGATTTTAGTGATTATGAAGGCATGGAAAGTTACATATTAGAAATATATGAAAAATGGCAAGAAGATAAATTAAATGCTTGTATATTAAAAGACTACAAAATAAATGAAGATATTATAAAGTTTGAGAGAAAAAACCTTACAAAAAAACTTGCTGATGTTTTTAATGAATTAATTCACCATAAGAAGTTTTTAGAATCTATTAAGAATAAAATTAAAGAGAAAAAAGCCATAATAGGCATTATCGGGCTAGGTTATGTAGGACTTCCCCTTGCACTGACTTTTGCAGAATCAGGGTATAGAGTAATTGGATTTGATAAAGATGAAAAAAAGATTGTAAAAATAAATGAAGAAAAAGTAAGTTATATAAAGCATATACATGACAGCAGGGTTAAAAACAGTGTAGAAAATGGCCGCCTTTTTGCAACTTCCGATTTGTCAAAAGTAGAAAATTTAGATGCTATAATACTTTGTCTTCCTACACCACTTAATAAATACAGGGAACCCGATTTGTCTTTTGTTATAAATTCAGTGAACGGTATATTGCCATTTTTAAAAAAGGGACAGTTAATAAGTTTAGAAAGCACCACTTATCCTGGTACAACAGAGGAAGAAATTATTCCAAAGATAGAAAAGAGAGGCTTTAAAATCGGCAAAGACTTTTTTGTAGTATATTCTCCTGAAAGGGAGGATCCGGGGAATTTGAATTTTACAACAAAAACTGTTCCAAAGGTTGTAGGAGGGGCTACAAAAACATGTTTAGAAATTGGAGTCAGCCTATATGAAAGCGTAATTGAAGAGGTAGTACCGGTAAATTCCCTTAAGGCTGCAGAATTGACAAAATTATTAGAAAATATTTATAGAGCAGTAAATATAGGACTTGTTAATGAAATGAAAATTGTAGCCGATAAAATGGGTATAGATATTTGGGAAGTGATAAAGGCCGCCTCTACAAAGCCTTTTGGTTTTACACCTTTTTATCCAGGACCCGGACTTGGCGGTCACTGTATTCCAATTGATCCTTTTTATCTTACATGGAAAGCAAAGGAGTATGGAATTTGTACAAAGTTTATTGAATTGGCGGGGGAAGTTAATACTATGATGCCTTTCTGGGTTGTTGATAAAGTAGTTGAAGGTTTGAATAATAGTGAAAAGTCTTTGAAGAATTCTAATATATTGGTTTTAGGACTTTCATATAAAAAAAATATAGACGATACAAGGGAATCGCCATCTGTAGAATTAATAAAGATATTAAAGTCTAAAGGTGCCAATGTTTTTTTCAGTGACCCATATATTAAAAAGTTTCCAAAAAAGAGGAAATGTTTTTTTGACTTAGAATCTATAGAAATAACGGCAGAAAACTTAGAAAAAATGGACTGTGTCCTTATAAGTACAGACCATGATGCATTTGATTTTGATTTTATATTAAGGCATAGTAAACTAATAGTAGATACAAGGGGTGTATACAGAGGAAGTTACGAAAATGTTATAAAAGCATGA
- a CDS encoding tetratricopeptide repeat-containing glycosyltransferase family 2 protein → MITISLCMIVKNEEDVIGRCLDCVKDIVDEIIIVDTGSTDRTKEIVSAYTSNIYNFEWIDDFSAARNYSFSKATKDYIMWLDADDVLLPEDIIKLKNLKENLSPSVDVVMMKYNLGVKEDGSPVCTYYRERLLKRSKGFKWIGNVHECIEVKGKIVTSDIAVTHKKKKVPTSRNLDIFEKLIKKGKKLSHRELFYYARELHKNGRSDEAIKYYKKFLDKEGGLLSNYVDACIDLYNIYKKREENKKALKSLLRSFEHGAPRAEICCMIGFYFKEQKDYANAIFWFKLAYNIEKPKISWGSILHDFYDYIPCIELCYCYFKTGNIKEAIKYNSIAEKIRPGDKLVMHNKKFFEDILKKVVIK, encoded by the coding sequence ATGATTACAATCAGTTTGTGCATGATTGTAAAAAATGAAGAGGATGTTATTGGAAGGTGTCTTGACTGTGTAAAGGACATTGTGGATGAAATAATTATTGTGGATACTGGCTCAACTGACAGGACAAAGGAAATTGTATCAGCTTATACATCCAATATTTACAATTTTGAATGGATTGATGATTTTTCAGCAGCAAGAAATTATTCCTTTTCTAAAGCCACAAAGGATTACATTATGTGGCTGGATGCAGACGATGTTTTACTTCCGGAAGATATTATAAAGTTAAAAAATTTAAAAGAAAATCTTTCCCCTTCCGTTGATGTGGTTATGATGAAGTATAACCTTGGCGTAAAAGAAGATGGAAGCCCTGTTTGTACCTATTATAGGGAAAGACTTTTAAAAAGATCAAAGGGATTTAAATGGATAGGAAATGTACATGAATGCATAGAAGTAAAAGGGAAAATTGTTACTTCAGACATTGCTGTTACTCACAAAAAAAAGAAAGTACCAACTTCCAGAAATTTAGATATATTTGAGAAATTAATAAAGAAGGGAAAAAAATTAAGTCACAGGGAGTTATTTTATTATGCCAGGGAATTGCACAAAAATGGTAGAAGTGACGAAGCCATTAAATATTATAAGAAATTTTTAGATAAAGAAGGTGGTTTACTTTCAAATTATGTAGATGCATGTATCGATTTGTACAATATCTATAAAAAAAGAGAAGAAAACAAAAAAGCATTAAAAAGCCTTTTGAGAAGTTTTGAGCATGGTGCCCCCAGAGCAGAAATATGCTGTATGATAGGTTTTTATTTTAAAGAACAAAAGGATTATGCCAATGCAATTTTTTGGTTTAAATTGGCATACAACATTGAAAAACCCAAAATAAGCTGGGGTTCAATATTGCATGATTTTTATGATTATATACCGTGTATAGAACTTTGTTATTGTTATTTTAAAACAGGTAACATAAAAGAGGCAATTAAATATAATAGTATAGCGGAAAAAATAAGACCAGGTGATAAATTGGTTATGCATAATAAAAAGTTTTTCGAAGATATTTTGAAAAAAGTGGTGATAAAATGA
- a CDS encoding coiled-coil domain-containing protein → MDKNKSDKSNSHRNFWTEMSVDGCGKCEKCNPKYKKDKKCDKDIINYICSILEQQKENLKNTEKILKLLTSSKYGLKEIKEEVSDIEEAVLSPTFGLEEIKTEIAIIEEAILSPTFGLAEIKSEVAAIEEVLLGATFNVGAIAAAVLSPTFGLEEIKTEIAIIEEAILSPTFGLAEIKSEVAAIEEVLLGATFNVGAIAAAVLSPTFGLEEIKTEVAAIEEAVLSATFGLAEIKTEVAAIEEAVLSPTFGLAEIKTEVAVIEEAVLSPTYGLAEIKTEVAAIEAALLSPTFGLAEIKTEVAAIEAAVLSATFGLEEIKTEVAAIEAAVLSATFGLAEIKTEVAAIEAAVLSPTFGLAEIKTEVAAIEAALLSPTFGLEEIKTEIVQILDTLAGGENFTTGAFVVDTTANSVLVNVLNRTAEEVEVTVTRFVFDAAGGIVDTTSDTLTIPADETATTVFSVDASDPDTARVEIQFQGLVDGVYGWVGARTEDENADLAPSTFIPSNIFSNQNLSPLLTP, encoded by the coding sequence ATGGACAAAAATAAGTCTGACAAATCAAATAGCCATCGTAATTTTTGGACTGAAATGTCAGTAGATGGCTGTGGTAAATGTGAAAAGTGTAACCCAAAGTACAAAAAAGATAAGAAGTGTGACAAAGATATTATTAATTATATTTGTTCTATACTTGAGCAGCAAAAGGAAAATTTGAAGAACACAGAGAAAATTTTGAAGTTGCTCACTAGCTCTAAATATGGATTGAAGGAAATAAAAGAAGAAGTATCAGACATAGAGGAAGCGGTGCTAAGTCCAACATTTGGTTTAGAAGAAATAAAGACAGAAATAGCGATAATAGAAGAGGCAATATTAAGTCCGACTTTTGGTCTGGCAGAAATAAAGTCAGAAGTTGCTGCGATAGAGGAAGTATTACTAGGTGCGACTTTTAATGTAGGTGCCATAGCAGCAGCAGTGTTAAGTCCAACTTTTGGTTTAGAAGAAATAAAGACAGAAATAGCGATAATAGAAGAGGCAATATTAAGTCCGACTTTTGGTCTGGCAGAAATAAAGTCAGAAGTTGCTGCGATAGAGGAAGTATTACTAGGTGCGACTTTTAATGTAGGTGCCATAGCAGCAGCAGTGTTAAGTCCAACCTTTGGTTTAGAGGAGATAAAAACAGAAGTAGCAGCAATAGAGGAGGCAGTGCTAAGTGCGACCTTTGGCTTGGCAGAGATAAAAACAGAAGTAGCAGCGATAGAGGAGGCAGTGTTAAGCCCAACCTTTGGTTTAGCAGAGATAAAGACAGAAGTAGCAGTAATAGAAGAGGCAGTATTAAGTCCAACCTATGGCTTGGCAGAGATAAAAACAGAAGTAGCAGCAATAGAGGCGGCATTACTAAGCCCAACCTTTGGTTTAGCAGAGATAAAGACAGAAGTAGCAGCAATAGAGGCGGCAGTGTTAAGTGCGACCTTTGGCTTAGAGGAGATAAAAACAGAAGTAGCAGCAATAGAGGCGGCAGTGCTAAGTGCGACCTTTGGCTTGGCAGAGATAAAGACAGAAGTAGCAGCAATAGAGGCAGCAGTGTTAAGCCCGACCTTTGGTTTAGCAGAAATAAAAACAGAAGTAGCAGCGATAGAAGCGGCATTACTAAGCCCAACCTTTGGCTTGGAAGAAATAAAAACTGAGATAGTCCAGATACTTGATACTCTAGCCGGCGGTGAAAATTTTACAACAGGAGCATTTGTAGTAGATACCACTGCTAACAGTGTCCTTGTAAATGTACTGAACAGAACTGCAGAAGAAGTGGAAGTAACAGTTACCCGGTTTGTCTTTGATGCCGCTGGAGGAATAGTTGATACTACTAGTGATACTTTAACCATACCTGCTGATGAAACGGCAACGACTGTATTTTCTGTAGATGCTTCTGACCCGGATACGGCACGAGTTGAAATTCAGTTTCAAGGACTGGTTGATGGGGTTTATGGCTGGGTAGGTGCTAGAACAGAAGATGAAAATGCTGATCTGGCTCCATCCACCTTTATTCCTTCAAATATATTTAGCAACCAGAATCTTTCGCCATTATTAACACCATAA
- a CDS encoding YlzJ-like family protein, producing the protein MILYSIVPVEFVFGNFGNQVNEKRYVELEYLGEKIIAIPLSNNKYKIDRVISTSPKAYLNPNLTPGTIIEQ; encoded by the coding sequence ATGATCTTATATTCCATAGTGCCGGTTGAATTTGTATTTGGTAATTTTGGCAATCAGGTTAATGAGAAAAGATATGTTGAACTGGAATATTTAGGAGAAAAAATAATAGCAATCCCTTTGTCAAATAACAAGTATAAAATTGATAGAGTAATAAGCACTTCACCAAAGGCATATTTAAATCCAAATCTCACCCCTGGAACTATTATTGAACAGTAG